Below is a window of 'Nostoc azollae' 0708 DNA.
ATTAGAGTCAGCAGTCAGTTAAACAACAACTGACCACTGACCACTAACGAGTGACTAACTAGCTAACAGCGTCTTTTCTAGAGGAGTCCAACGGAAATAGCGATCGCCACCCCGTTCAATCACAACTTTTACCCGTGGTTCCAACTTCGGCAAGTTAGCCAAATACTCAACTTCCTGATTAGAAAGAATATGTCCCTCAATAATCCATAGCAATAGACCCTTAGACTTAGGTGGTAGCTGTTCTAGATGAGAACTGATCATCGGTGGTAGATAATGCACCTCACCCACAGCTGCACCACTACCAGTGCTTTTTTTGCCCAGATGAGGAGGTCTAACTCCATGAACTCTTGTCAAATATGCAGCAACGTCTCCTAGTCCCCTGGCAGTAATGTGGAGGCTAATATAGCCAGCAGCCCGCAATCGCCGACGATGCCGACCTTCATAGCCTCCTTCCAGAGGAACATATACACCCAGAGCGCCAAATTTCTCCAAATCGCGGATTAAACCATTGCCAGTGGTAATTAGTGCCATAGATTTTCGTCTTATCCCACTTAGATATCTCTATTATTCACCCTTTGATGGTAGATTAAGTTAGATTAAGTCACAGAATTTTAGCAATATCGGGCATCAAGCGTAGGCAATCATGTAATTTCCCTTGTTTATTGATCCCCCAGGCAAAACCTTACCACTAAATTACTAGACAAAAATAAATTAATGATTTATAGTATTAGATTGATTGATGATTGTGACCAAATACTAAAATTAAGTATAGTTTGTTAACTTAGCACCCTCAACCCGTGAAGCATCGAAGATTTGATGCCCTCACAATTTGCCCAGATATAATCTGGTGTAAATGTACAAGAGACTGCTAAACTAGAAAAACTTTCAGGTCAAACTCAGAAGCTAATGGCTATCAACCCAAAGCCAAAATAAAAGCTTCAGCCCATGTTCACTCCCGCAGCCCCTAAAAAAAGGCAAATCCTCAAACAATAGTTTAAGGTATTTAGAGAAGTAGAGCCTGAATAGCAATTTTCAGGAAACGGATACTGAGCGGTAATTCCCCACTTAAGTCCCACTACAGTCGGAGAGTGCCCGAGCAATCGCTTGGACGAAAGCATTGCTGCACACAGCGCAAAGCAATAACCTCTTGATTGATTTCAGAAGTAACACCTTAGTAAAACCTTTTCATAAGGAAGGTAATTATTACTGTTCTGGTAACCAAGTGAGTGAACAATAAACGGATTCACCAAACAGCAGACTCGTTGTTACGTCACGAAAAATTTGCACTGTCTAACGCCAGTCCAAATTTCGGAGGATAAACTCTCTCGGATGACGTTATTCAAACTTGTCTCTAAAAATCCGATTCCAAGGTCAGCAAGTAGAAAGGAGAACCGGTTACTGTGTCTGTAGGTATTCTCGGCACCAAGCTGGGCATGACCCAAATATTTGACGAAGCAGGAGTAGCCATTCCTGTTACCGTAATTCAAGCCGGTCCATGCACTGTTACACAAGTTAAAACAAAACAGACTGACGGTTATTGTGCCATTCAAGTTGGTTATGGCGTAGTAAAACCCAAGGTCTTAAACAGACCCCTGCTAGGACACTTAGCTAAATCATCAGCTCCAGCATTGCGGCACTTAAACGAGTATCGCACTGATGCCTCCGGTGATTATGCTTTAGGTCAAGAACTTAAAGCAGATATTTTTAGTGCAGGTCAGATTGTAGACGTAATCGGTACAAGTATCGGTCGCGGTTTTGCCGGCAACCAGAAGCGTAATCACTTCGGTCGTGGTCCCATGTCACATGGTTCCAAAAACCACAGAGCGCCTGGTTCCATCGGTGCTGGTACAACCCCTGGTCGTGTTTATCCCGGAAAACGGATGGCAGGACGTTTGGGAGGTACTCGAGTCACAATTCGCAAACTGACCATAGTGCGACTAGATGCAGATCGCAACTTAATCCTGATTAAGGGTGCCATTCCTGGTAAACCAGGTGCATTAGTGAATATCGTACCCACAAATAAAGTTGGTAGATAGTAAATAGTTTTAGTTGTTTAGCTGTTGTCAGCGTCAACTGACCACTGGCAACCGACAAAGGACACAAAGATGGTTGAGAGTGTAGTTAAAAATTGGCAAGGAGAGCAAGTTGGCGAAACCAGCTTTGACTTGCGAGTTGCCAAACAAGAAACAGCGGCGCATATAGTACATCGCGCCCTCGTCAGACAAATGACCAATTCTCGCCAAGGAACAGCCAGCACAAAAACTCGTTCCGAAGTCCGTGGTGGTGGTCGCAAACCTTGGCGGCAAAAAGGAACAGGTCGCGCCCGTGCTGGTTCTATTCGTTCACCCTTATGGCGTGGTGGTGGTGTGATCTTTGGACCTAAACCGAGAGATTTCAACCTAAAGCTAAACCGTAAAGAGAGACGTTTGGCACTGCGGACAGCCTTCGTTAGTCGGGCCGAAGATTTAATTGTTGTAGAAGAATTTAGCAACGAACTACAACGACCTAAAACCAAGGACCTGGTAGCAGCATTAGCCCGTTGGGGAGCAGCACAAGAACAAAAATCCTTGTTAATTTTGTCTGAAATAGCAGAAAACGTACTTTTGTCAGCCCGCAACATAGAGAACTTAAAGCTAATTGCCGCTGACCAGTTAAATGTTTACGATTTGCTCCACGCTGACAAAATCGTTGTGACACCAGCAGCTTTAGAAAAAATTCAGGAGGTCTACAGTGCCTAACTTTGACCCCCGCAACCTTGCCGACCTAGTGCATCGACCGATTCTGACAGAAAAGGCGACCATATTGATGGAGCAAAATAAATACACATTTGAAGTAACTCCAAAATCGAGCAAGCCAGAAATTAAAGCCGCAATTGAAGACTTGTTTCAAGTCAAAGTTGTAAAAATCAACACTGCCTTACCACCACGCAAACAGCGTCGCGTTGGTAAATTCATCGGTTACAAGCCCCAATACAAGCGAGCTATTGTCACCGTTGCACCTGGGGATGAAGACAAAATCAGAAAACTTCTATTCCCAGATGTCTAAGAATTTTAGATTTTAGATTTTAGATTTTAGATTGGGCTAGTAAATAATCGCCAAAAAACAATTAAAAATCAGAAATCGAAATCAATAAAATTCTCAAGCCCAAATCGAAAATCCGAAATCCAAAATTACTTATGGGTACTCGTTCTTATCGCCCTTATACCCCTAGTACTCGCCAAGTTACAATCTCCGACTTTGCGGAAATCACCAAAACTGACCCGGAAAAATCACTGACCGAATCAGTACATCGTCCCAAAGGTCGGAACAATCAAGGGCGGATAACCAGCCGTCGTCGGGGAGGCGGACACAAACAACTATACCGGATTATCGACTTTAAGAGAGATAAACGGGATATTGCTGCTACAGTCACAGCAATTGAATACGATCCTAACCGGAATGCGCGAATCGCCCTAGTTCAATATGAAGATGGCGAAAAGCGGTATATGTTACATCCCAATGGCTTGAAAGTCGGCACAACAATTATTGCTGGCGTTGATGCTCCCTTTGAAGATGGTAATGCCTTACCTTTATCCAAAATTCCTTTGGGTACTAACGTTCACAACGTAGAAATGACACCAGGCAAAGGCGGTCAAATTGTCCGTGCCGCTGGTGCAACAGCCCAAGTTGTGGCTAAAGAAGGTAATTATGTAACTCTCAAATTACCTTCTGGTGAAGTTCGCATGATTCGTCGTGAATGTTACGCCACCATTGGCCAAGTAGGCAACACTGACGCGAGAAACCTGAGTGCTGGTAAAGCCGGACGAAACCGCTGGAAAGGTCGTCGTCCCAAGGTTAGAGGTAGCGTCATGAACCCCGTGGATCACCCACATGGTGGTGGTGAAGGTAGAGCGCCCATTGGTAGATCCGGTCCTGTGACACCTTGGGGTAAACCAGCTTTAGGTGCGAAGACACGCAAGCGGAAAAAAGCAAGCACTAAATTAATTGTACGTCGCCGTCGTAAGTCTTCTAAGCGCGGTCGCGGTGGTCGTCAGTCTTAGAACTTGAGATTTTAAATTTTGGATTTTAGATCGGGTCTACTTGTAGGCATCGAAAATTGGGGAAACCTCAATGAGAAACCTAAAAATCCAAAATCCAAAATCCGAAATTCTAAATCCAAAATCCAAAATCCAAAATCCAAAATCGAACTATGGGTCGTTCTTTAAAAAAAGGTCCTTTCATTGCTGATCACCTACTCAGCAAAATTGAAAAGCTGAACGCTAAAAACGAAAAACAAGTAATTAAAACTTGGTCGAGAGCTTCGACAATTTTACCGATGATGGTAGGTCATACCATAGCTGTTCATAATGGTAGACAGCACGTTCCAGTTTTTGTCAATGAACAGATGGTAGGCCACAAGTTGGGAGAGTTCGCCCCGACACGCACCTACAGAGGTCATGGTAAAAGTGACAAAAAATCAGGGAGATAGTCATTAGTCATTAGTTACTCCCTTCCCAGTATGAAATTAGGGGTGTGGGATTCCACCTTACGCAGAAGCATTATCCCTCTACCCTATTAATTACTATGACCTTATTCTTTTAGTGGGAAGGGAGTATTAGCTAAAGACAAATGACAAAAACGGAGACAATTATGGCAATTGATACTACAGAAGTTCAAGCAATCGCTCGTTATATCCGCATTTCTCCCTATAAAGTGCGTCGGGTACTCGATCAAATCCGGGGACGGTCATATCGAGAAGCACTCATCATCCTAGAATTCATGCCCTATCGCGCCTGTGAACCAGTATTAAAGGTACTAAGAAGCGCGGCTGCTAATGCAGAGCATAACGAAGGCTTAGACCGAAGCGAACTAGTTATTACTCAGGCGTATGCTGACCAAGGGCCAGTTCTAAAAAGGTTTCAACCCAGAGCGCAGGGTCGAGCTTACCAAATTCGCAAACCAACGTGTCATATAACTGTCGCTGTTGGCGCTGGTGTCACTGGCAAATAACCAAGAGACAGACACAACTAATTGCGTACAGTAAGAAATTTTAGAGGAAGCATTTGTGGGACAGAAAATTCATCCAGTCGGTTTTCGTCTGGGTATTACTCAAGAACATCAATCTCGGTGGTTTGCCGTTCCTGATCGTTATCCAGAACTACTACAAGAAGACCACAAACTTCGTAAATACATAGACCAAAAACTGGGTAGA
It encodes the following:
- the rplV gene encoding 50S ribosomal protein L22, giving the protein MAIDTTEVQAIARYIRISPYKVRRVLDQIRGRSYREALIILEFMPYRACEPVLKVLRSAAANAEHNEGLDRSELVITQAYADQGPVLKRFQPRAQGRAYQIRKPTCHITVAVGAGVTGK
- a CDS encoding 50S ribosomal protein L23, with translation MPNFDPRNLADLVHRPILTEKATILMEQNKYTFEVTPKSSKPEIKAAIEDLFQVKVVKINTALPPRKQRRVGKFIGYKPQYKRAIVTVAPGDEDKIRKLLFPDV
- a CDS encoding NAD(P)H-quinone oxidoreductase subunit N translates to MALITTGNGLIRDLEKFGALGVYVPLEGGYEGRHRRRLRAAGYISLHITARGLGDVAAYLTRVHGVRPPHLGKKSTGSGAAVGEVHYLPPMISSHLEQLPPKSKGLLLWIIEGHILSNQEVEYLANLPKLEPRVKVVIERGGDRYFRWTPLEKTLLAS
- the rplD gene encoding 50S ribosomal protein L4, which produces MVESVVKNWQGEQVGETSFDLRVAKQETAAHIVHRALVRQMTNSRQGTASTKTRSEVRGGGRKPWRQKGTGRARAGSIRSPLWRGGGVIFGPKPRDFNLKLNRKERRLALRTAFVSRAEDLIVVEEFSNELQRPKTKDLVAALARWGAAQEQKSLLILSEIAENVLLSARNIENLKLIAADQLNVYDLLHADKIVVTPAALEKIQEVYSA
- the rplB gene encoding 50S ribosomal protein L2; the encoded protein is MGTRSYRPYTPSTRQVTISDFAEITKTDPEKSLTESVHRPKGRNNQGRITSRRRGGGHKQLYRIIDFKRDKRDIAATVTAIEYDPNRNARIALVQYEDGEKRYMLHPNGLKVGTTIIAGVDAPFEDGNALPLSKIPLGTNVHNVEMTPGKGGQIVRAAGATAQVVAKEGNYVTLKLPSGEVRMIRRECYATIGQVGNTDARNLSAGKAGRNRWKGRRPKVRGSVMNPVDHPHGGGEGRAPIGRSGPVTPWGKPALGAKTRKRKKASTKLIVRRRRKSSKRGRGGRQS
- the rpsS gene encoding 30S ribosomal protein S19 — protein: MGRSLKKGPFIADHLLSKIEKLNAKNEKQVIKTWSRASTILPMMVGHTIAVHNGRQHVPVFVNEQMVGHKLGEFAPTRTYRGHGKSDKKSGR
- the rplC gene encoding 50S ribosomal protein L3, with the translated sequence MSVGILGTKLGMTQIFDEAGVAIPVTVIQAGPCTVTQVKTKQTDGYCAIQVGYGVVKPKVLNRPLLGHLAKSSAPALRHLNEYRTDASGDYALGQELKADIFSAGQIVDVIGTSIGRGFAGNQKRNHFGRGPMSHGSKNHRAPGSIGAGTTPGRVYPGKRMAGRLGGTRVTIRKLTIVRLDADRNLILIKGAIPGKPGALVNIVPTNKVGR